A stretch of Astyanax mexicanus isolate ESR-SI-001 chromosome 21, AstMex3_surface, whole genome shotgun sequence DNA encodes these proteins:
- the marchf4l gene encoding E3 ubiquitin-protein ligase MARCHF4 isoform X2 — MWSVQAVSVSSPPCYSLIKARSAERPLQKQTLAFHWKKPEGTRPCGGAVQDLMGELLSPCRCSGSVRCTHEPCLIKWISERGSWSCELCYYKYQVIAISTKNPLQWQAISLTVIEKVQIAAAVLGSLFLIASISWLVWSSLSPSAKWQRQDLLFQICYAMYGFMDLVCIALIVHEGPSVFRIFNRWQAVNQQWKVLNYDKLKDTEDPQKGGASSTLRSFTLPLSHRVGASTSPPNGSGPSPSTSSLMGVTTATATPGTAIPLPPVAPETEESSEAENGPASLAEHHCAYNLLQLLSQHLRPQEPRPPPAAVAAPAGQAANGNRELVMRVTTV; from the exons ATGTGGTCGGTACAGGCTGTTTCAGTGTCATCACCACCCTGTTACAGTCTGATAAAAGCACGGTCTGCAGAAAGGCCTTTACAAAAGCAGACCCTGGCATTTCATTGGAAAAAACCTGAGGGAACGAGGCCTTGCGGAGGTGCTGTCCAAGATTTAATG GGGGAGCTGCTGAGTCCGTGCCGCTGTAGTGGTTCAGTGCGCTGCACTCACGAGCCGTGCCTGATAAAGTGGATCAGTGAGAGAGGATCCTGGAGCTGTGAGCTGTGCTACTACAAGTACCAGGTCATCGCCATCAGCACCAAAAACCCACTACAG tggcAGGCTATCTCACTGACAGTGATTGAGAAGGTACAGATAGCGGCGGCTGTGCTTGGCTCCCTCTTCCTAATTGCCAGCATTTCCTGGCTGGTGTGGTCTTCTCTTAGTCCTTCAGCCAAGTGGCAGCGGCAGGACCTGCTCTTCCAAATCTGCTATGCCATGTATGGCTTCATGGACCTGGTGTGCATCG CCCTGATCGTGCACGAAGGCCCGTCCGTGTTCCGCATCTTCAACCGCTGGCAGGCGGTAAACCAGCAGTGGAAGGTGCTCAACTACGACAAGCTGAAGGACACTGAGGACCCCCAGAAGGGTGGAGCCAGCAGCACCCTGCGCTCCTTCACCCTGCCCCTCAGCCACCGGGTCGGGGCGTCCACGTCCCCGCCCAATGGCTCCGGCCCTTCCCCTTCTACTTCCTCTCTAATGGGGGTCACCACGGCAACGGCCACCCCCGGCACTGCCATACCGCTACCGCCGGTCGCCCCGGAAACGGAGGAGTCGTCGGAGGCAGAGAACGGACCGGCCAGCCTGGCCGAACATCACTGTGCTTACAACCTCCTGCAGCTGCTCAGCCAGCACCTTCGGCCTCAGGAGCCACGCCCACCTCCTGCTGCCGTGGCAGCGCCGGCTGGACAGGCGGCAAATGGCAATCGTGAACTGGTCATGAGGGTCACTACGGTCTGA